The Juglans regia cultivar Chandler chromosome 2, Walnut 2.0, whole genome shotgun sequence genome includes a window with the following:
- the LOC109004069 gene encoding uncharacterized protein LOC109004069 isoform X11, whose amino-acid sequence MANAPEENIIISSGRGQDEDQLSNFAELYKAVRDGKLTDTVRILDQSQDFDQPGDKACNKIITDRDETALHVAVLNGHEHIVEELMNRMSDESLAMYDRDGYTALITAAVLGNRKMVECMLTKKSDLIRIKSNSNGKNLPVVMAIDFGQIEMARYLYDLTPEGDLIPQDNDQEITPDEDLIPQEDNDQEITPDEDLIPQDNDQEIHKDHNGATLLTCAIYAGTLDGMHIALGLIERCPRLALAIDKYDESGILALASMRQSLPSGNQRIYSSNVEHGQSNQEESNRSDLEHGQSNQEESNRSNVEHGQSNQEESNRSDLEHGQSNQEGINISEVEHGQSSQEEINISDVEHGQSNHEEINRSDLEHGQSNQEGINISGIMRIPILAPAICKTRSNISEVEHGQSSQEEINISEHGQSNQEEINKSDVEHGQSNHEEINRSGITQLYEMKRIHDQYDKLLSKMCEEISESLQSNTQQLKDGLVYTAICQAAENGISEFVSKMLETDRHFLWTEDRNGRNIFMLGVLHRQEKIFSILYRLDGKIMNSLTCLQDRNKNNMLHMAGMMEDAIRQINQIPGAALQMQRELQWFKEVERIVLPRHKETKNGDGLTPRQLFTKNHEDMKEKGEKWMKNTARSCTVVGALIVTIMFAAIFTLPGDNNQSMGLPKSLNKFWLNVLIIFDALSLFSSSTSVLMFLGILTSRYSEEDFLEYLPRQMIIGLLTLFCSIATMMITFSSALLIILQEQLRIAIPLICLASVPVTFFVWIQFPILKDMIISTYGPSIFTGRK is encoded by the exons atggcAAATGCGCCGGAGGAGAACATTATCATAAGTTCCGGACGCGGTCAGGATGAAGATCAGTTATCCAACTTTGCAGAATTGTACAAAGCTGTGCGAGACGGTAAATTGACTGATACAGTACGCATTCTTGATCAGTCTCAAGACTTTGATCAACCCGGTGATAAGGCATGTAATAAGATAATCACAGATAGAGACGAAACGGCTCTTCATGTTGCTGTTTTAAATGGACATGAGCATATAGTGGAGGAGTTGATGAATCGAATGTCGGATGAGAGCTTGGCCATGTATGATAGAGACGGTTACACAGCTCTAATCACGGCTGCCGTGCTTGGAAATAGGAAAATGGTGGAGTGCATGCTTACAAAAAAATCTGATTTGATCAGAATTAAAAGTAATTCCAACGGAAAAAATCTTCCAGTTGTTATGGCTATTGATTTCGGGCAAATAGAAATGGCGCGCTATTTGTATGATCTTACTCCAGAAGGAGATTTAATTCCACAGGATAATGATCAGGAGATTACTCCAGATGAAGATTTAATTCCACAGGAGGATAATGATCAGGAGATTACTCCAGATGAAGATTTAATTCCACAGGATAATGATCAGGAGATTCATAAGGACCACAATGGTGCTACGCTTCTTACCTGTGCTATCTATGCTGGGACTTTGG ACGGAATGCATATTGCTTTGGGATTAATCGAACGCTGCCCACGTTTGGCATTGGCTATTGACAAGTATGACGAGTCGGGAATCTTAGCATTGGCCTCTATGCGTCAGTCCTTGCCAAGTGGAAATCAGCGCATCTACTCCTCAA ATGTAGAACATGGCCAAAGCAATCAAGAAGAAAGTAACAGATCAG ATTTAGAACATGGCCAAAGCAATCAAGAAGAAAGTAACAGATCAA ATGTAGAACATGGCCAAAGCAATCAAGAAGAAAGTAACAGATCAG ATCTAGAACATGGCCAAAGCAATCAAGAAGGAATTAACATATCAG AGGTAGAACATGGCCAAAGCAGTCAAGAAGAAATTAACATTTCAG ATGTAGAACATGGCCAAAGCAATCATGAAGAAATTAACAGATCAG ATCTAGAACATGGCCAAAGCAATCAAGAAGGAATTAACATATCAG GTATAATGCGCATTCCAATTTTGGCTCCTGCGATTTGTAAAACTCGTTCGAATATTTCAGAGGTAGAACATGGCCAAAGCAGTCAAGAAGAAATTAACATTTCAG AACATGGCCAAAGCAATCAAGAAGAAATTAACAAATCAG ATGTAGAACATGGCCAAAGCAATCATGAAGAAATTAACAGATCAG GAATCACGCAGTTGTACGAGATGAAGAGGATCCATGACCAGTACGATAAACTTCTTTCTAAAATGTGTGAAGAGATATCAGAATCACTTCAATCAAACACTCAACAACTTAAGGATGGCCTAGTTTATACTGCCATTTGCCAGGCTGCCGAGAACGGGATTTCCGAGTTTGTTTCTAAGATGCTTGAAACGGATCGACATTTTTTATGGACCGAAGATAGAAATGGAAGGAACATATTTATGCTCGGTGTCTTGCATCGTCAAGAAAAAATCTTTAGCATTCTATACCGGCTAGATGGGAAGATCATGAACTCCTTGACATGTTTACAAGATCGcaataaaaataacatgttACATATGGCAGGGATGATGGAAGATGCCATCAGGCAGATTAATCAAATCCCAGGGGCAGCTTTACAGATGCAAAGAGAGTTACAATGGTTCaag GAGGTAGAGAGAATTGTCCTTCCCAGGCATAAGGAAACCAAAAATGGGGATGGTTTAACTCCCCGACAACTATTTACGAAGAACCACGAGGACATGAAggaaaagggagagaaatggatgaaaaataCAGCAAGGTCATGTACGGTGGTGGGTGCTCTCATTGTTACTATTATGTTTGCAGCTATCTTTACTCTTCCAGGTGATAACAACCAAAGCATGGGCTTGCCAAAGTCCTTGAACAAGTTTTGGCTCAACGTCCTCATAATATTCGATGCATTGtcccttttttcttcctcaacttcAGTCTTGATGTTTTTGGGAATTCTCACATCACGTTATTCAGAAGAGGATTTTCTTGAGTATTTGCCAAGACAGATGATAATAGGCCTTTTGACTCTCTTTTGCTCTATTGCGACCATGATGATAACCTTTTCAAGTGCTCTTTTAATCATCCTACAAGAGCAATTACGGATTGCAATTCCTCTCATTTGTTTGGCTAGTGTTCCAGTCACGTTCTTCGTATGGATTCAGTTCCCAATTCTTAAGGACATGATCATTTCAACCTACGGACCAAGCATCTTCACAGGCCGAAAATGA
- the LOC109004069 gene encoding uncharacterized protein LOC109004069 isoform X38, protein MANAPEENIIISSGRGQDEDQLSNFAELYKAVRDGKLTDTVRILDQSQDFDQPGDKACNKIITDRDETALHVAVLNGHEHIVEELMNRMSDESLAMYDRDGYTALITAAVLGNRKMVECMLTKKSDLIRIKSNSNGKNLPVVMAIDFGQIEMARYLYDLTPEGDLIPQDNDQEITPDEDLIPQEDNDQEITPDEDLIPQDNDQEIHKDHNGATLLTCAIYAGTLDGMHIALGLIERCPRLALAIDKYDESGILALASMRQSLPSGNQRIYSSNVEHGQSNQEESNRSDLEHGQSNQEESNRSNVEHGQSNQEESNRSDLEHGQSNQEGINISEVEHGQSSQEEINISEHGQSNQEEINRSDLEHGQSNQEGINISDVEHGQSNHEEINRSGITQLYEMKRIHDQYDKLLSKMCEEISESLQSNTQQLKDGLVYTAICQAAENGISEFVSKMLETDRHFLWTEDRNGRNIFMLGVLHRQEKIFSILYRLDGKIMNSLTCLQDRNKNNMLHMAGMMEDAIRQINQIPGAALQMQRELQWFKEVERIVLPRHKETKNGDGLTPRQLFTKNHEDMKEKGEKWMKNTARSCTVVGALIVTIMFAAIFTLPGDNNQSMGLPKSLNKFWLNVLIIFDALSLFSSSTSVLMFLGILTSRYSEEDFLEYLPRQMIIGLLTLFCSIATMMITFSSALLIILQEQLRIAIPLICLASVPVTFFVWIQFPILKDMIISTYGPSIFTGRK, encoded by the exons atggcAAATGCGCCGGAGGAGAACATTATCATAAGTTCCGGACGCGGTCAGGATGAAGATCAGTTATCCAACTTTGCAGAATTGTACAAAGCTGTGCGAGACGGTAAATTGACTGATACAGTACGCATTCTTGATCAGTCTCAAGACTTTGATCAACCCGGTGATAAGGCATGTAATAAGATAATCACAGATAGAGACGAAACGGCTCTTCATGTTGCTGTTTTAAATGGACATGAGCATATAGTGGAGGAGTTGATGAATCGAATGTCGGATGAGAGCTTGGCCATGTATGATAGAGACGGTTACACAGCTCTAATCACGGCTGCCGTGCTTGGAAATAGGAAAATGGTGGAGTGCATGCTTACAAAAAAATCTGATTTGATCAGAATTAAAAGTAATTCCAACGGAAAAAATCTTCCAGTTGTTATGGCTATTGATTTCGGGCAAATAGAAATGGCGCGCTATTTGTATGATCTTACTCCAGAAGGAGATTTAATTCCACAGGATAATGATCAGGAGATTACTCCAGATGAAGATTTAATTCCACAGGAGGATAATGATCAGGAGATTACTCCAGATGAAGATTTAATTCCACAGGATAATGATCAGGAGATTCATAAGGACCACAATGGTGCTACGCTTCTTACCTGTGCTATCTATGCTGGGACTTTGG ACGGAATGCATATTGCTTTGGGATTAATCGAACGCTGCCCACGTTTGGCATTGGCTATTGACAAGTATGACGAGTCGGGAATCTTAGCATTGGCCTCTATGCGTCAGTCCTTGCCAAGTGGAAATCAGCGCATCTACTCCTCAA ATGTAGAACATGGCCAAAGCAATCAAGAAGAAAGTAACAGATCAG ATTTAGAACATGGCCAAAGCAATCAAGAAGAAAGTAACAGATCAA ATGTAGAACATGGCCAAAGCAATCAAGAAGAAAGTAACAGATCAG ATCTAGAACATGGCCAAAGCAATCAAGAAGGAATTAACATATCAG AGGTAGAACATGGCCAAAGCAGTCAAGAAGAAATTAACATTTCAG AACATGGCCAAAGCAATCAAGAAGAAATTAACAGATCAG ATCTAGAACATGGCCAAAGCAATCAAGAAGGAATTAACATATCAG ATGTAGAACATGGCCAAAGCAATCATGAAGAAATTAACAGATCAG GAATCACGCAGTTGTACGAGATGAAGAGGATCCATGACCAGTACGATAAACTTCTTTCTAAAATGTGTGAAGAGATATCAGAATCACTTCAATCAAACACTCAACAACTTAAGGATGGCCTAGTTTATACTGCCATTTGCCAGGCTGCCGAGAACGGGATTTCCGAGTTTGTTTCTAAGATGCTTGAAACGGATCGACATTTTTTATGGACCGAAGATAGAAATGGAAGGAACATATTTATGCTCGGTGTCTTGCATCGTCAAGAAAAAATCTTTAGCATTCTATACCGGCTAGATGGGAAGATCATGAACTCCTTGACATGTTTACAAGATCGcaataaaaataacatgttACATATGGCAGGGATGATGGAAGATGCCATCAGGCAGATTAATCAAATCCCAGGGGCAGCTTTACAGATGCAAAGAGAGTTACAATGGTTCaag GAGGTAGAGAGAATTGTCCTTCCCAGGCATAAGGAAACCAAAAATGGGGATGGTTTAACTCCCCGACAACTATTTACGAAGAACCACGAGGACATGAAggaaaagggagagaaatggatgaaaaataCAGCAAGGTCATGTACGGTGGTGGGTGCTCTCATTGTTACTATTATGTTTGCAGCTATCTTTACTCTTCCAGGTGATAACAACCAAAGCATGGGCTTGCCAAAGTCCTTGAACAAGTTTTGGCTCAACGTCCTCATAATATTCGATGCATTGtcccttttttcttcctcaacttcAGTCTTGATGTTTTTGGGAATTCTCACATCACGTTATTCAGAAGAGGATTTTCTTGAGTATTTGCCAAGACAGATGATAATAGGCCTTTTGACTCTCTTTTGCTCTATTGCGACCATGATGATAACCTTTTCAAGTGCTCTTTTAATCATCCTACAAGAGCAATTACGGATTGCAATTCCTCTCATTTGTTTGGCTAGTGTTCCAGTCACGTTCTTCGTATGGATTCAGTTCCCAATTCTTAAGGACATGATCATTTCAACCTACGGACCAAGCATCTTCACAGGCCGAAAATGA
- the LOC109004069 gene encoding uncharacterized protein LOC109004069 isoform X36, producing the protein MANAPEENIIISSGRGQDEDQLSNFAELYKAVRDGKLTDTVRILDQSQDFDQPGDKACNKIITDRDETALHVAVLNGHEHIVEELMNRMSDESLAMYDRDGYTALITAAVLGNRKMVECMLTKKSDLIRIKSNSNGKNLPVVMAIDFGQIEMARYLYDLTPEGDLIPQDNDQEITPDEDLIPQEDNDQEITPDEDLIPQDNDQEIHKDHNGATLLTCAIYAGTLDGMHIALGLIERCPRLALAIDKYDESGILALASMRQSLPSGNQRIYSSNVEHGQSNQEESNRSDLEHGQSNQEESNRSNVEHGQSNQEESNRSDLEHGQSNQEGINISEVEHGQSSQEEINISDVEHGQSNQEEINRSNLEHGQSNQEGINISDVEHGQSNHEEINRSGITQLYEMKRIHDQYDKLLSKMCEEISESLQSNTQQLKDGLVYTAICQAAENGISEFVSKMLETDRHFLWTEDRNGRNIFMLGVLHRQEKIFSILYRLDGKIMNSLTCLQDRNKNNMLHMAGMMEDAIRQINQIPGAALQMQRELQWFKEVERIVLPRHKETKNGDGLTPRQLFTKNHEDMKEKGEKWMKNTARSCTVVGALIVTIMFAAIFTLPGDNNQSMGLPKSLNKFWLNVLIIFDALSLFSSSTSVLMFLGILTSRYSEEDFLEYLPRQMIIGLLTLFCSIATMMITFSSALLIILQEQLRIAIPLICLASVPVTFFVWIQFPILKDMIISTYGPSIFTGRK; encoded by the exons atggcAAATGCGCCGGAGGAGAACATTATCATAAGTTCCGGACGCGGTCAGGATGAAGATCAGTTATCCAACTTTGCAGAATTGTACAAAGCTGTGCGAGACGGTAAATTGACTGATACAGTACGCATTCTTGATCAGTCTCAAGACTTTGATCAACCCGGTGATAAGGCATGTAATAAGATAATCACAGATAGAGACGAAACGGCTCTTCATGTTGCTGTTTTAAATGGACATGAGCATATAGTGGAGGAGTTGATGAATCGAATGTCGGATGAGAGCTTGGCCATGTATGATAGAGACGGTTACACAGCTCTAATCACGGCTGCCGTGCTTGGAAATAGGAAAATGGTGGAGTGCATGCTTACAAAAAAATCTGATTTGATCAGAATTAAAAGTAATTCCAACGGAAAAAATCTTCCAGTTGTTATGGCTATTGATTTCGGGCAAATAGAAATGGCGCGCTATTTGTATGATCTTACTCCAGAAGGAGATTTAATTCCACAGGATAATGATCAGGAGATTACTCCAGATGAAGATTTAATTCCACAGGAGGATAATGATCAGGAGATTACTCCAGATGAAGATTTAATTCCACAGGATAATGATCAGGAGATTCATAAGGACCACAATGGTGCTACGCTTCTTACCTGTGCTATCTATGCTGGGACTTTGG ACGGAATGCATATTGCTTTGGGATTAATCGAACGCTGCCCACGTTTGGCATTGGCTATTGACAAGTATGACGAGTCGGGAATCTTAGCATTGGCCTCTATGCGTCAGTCCTTGCCAAGTGGAAATCAGCGCATCTACTCCTCAA ATGTAGAACATGGCCAAAGCAATCAAGAAGAAAGTAACAGATCAG ATTTAGAACATGGCCAAAGCAATCAAGAAGAAAGTAACAGATCAA ATGTAGAACATGGCCAAAGCAATCAAGAAGAAAGTAACAGATCAG ATCTAGAACATGGCCAAAGCAATCAAGAAGGAATTAACATATCAG AGGTAGAACATGGCCAAAGCAGTCAAGAAGAAATTAACATTTCAG ATGTAGAACATGGCCAAAGCAATCAAGAAGAAATTAACAGATCAA ATCTAGAACATGGCCAAAGCAATCAAGAAGGAATTAACATATCAG ATGTAGAACATGGCCAAAGCAATCATGAAGAAATTAACAGATCAG GAATCACGCAGTTGTACGAGATGAAGAGGATCCATGACCAGTACGATAAACTTCTTTCTAAAATGTGTGAAGAGATATCAGAATCACTTCAATCAAACACTCAACAACTTAAGGATGGCCTAGTTTATACTGCCATTTGCCAGGCTGCCGAGAACGGGATTTCCGAGTTTGTTTCTAAGATGCTTGAAACGGATCGACATTTTTTATGGACCGAAGATAGAAATGGAAGGAACATATTTATGCTCGGTGTCTTGCATCGTCAAGAAAAAATCTTTAGCATTCTATACCGGCTAGATGGGAAGATCATGAACTCCTTGACATGTTTACAAGATCGcaataaaaataacatgttACATATGGCAGGGATGATGGAAGATGCCATCAGGCAGATTAATCAAATCCCAGGGGCAGCTTTACAGATGCAAAGAGAGTTACAATGGTTCaag GAGGTAGAGAGAATTGTCCTTCCCAGGCATAAGGAAACCAAAAATGGGGATGGTTTAACTCCCCGACAACTATTTACGAAGAACCACGAGGACATGAAggaaaagggagagaaatggatgaaaaataCAGCAAGGTCATGTACGGTGGTGGGTGCTCTCATTGTTACTATTATGTTTGCAGCTATCTTTACTCTTCCAGGTGATAACAACCAAAGCATGGGCTTGCCAAAGTCCTTGAACAAGTTTTGGCTCAACGTCCTCATAATATTCGATGCATTGtcccttttttcttcctcaacttcAGTCTTGATGTTTTTGGGAATTCTCACATCACGTTATTCAGAAGAGGATTTTCTTGAGTATTTGCCAAGACAGATGATAATAGGCCTTTTGACTCTCTTTTGCTCTATTGCGACCATGATGATAACCTTTTCAAGTGCTCTTTTAATCATCCTACAAGAGCAATTACGGATTGCAATTCCTCTCATTTGTTTGGCTAGTGTTCCAGTCACGTTCTTCGTATGGATTCAGTTCCCAATTCTTAAGGACATGATCATTTCAACCTACGGACCAAGCATCTTCACAGGCCGAAAATGA
- the LOC109004069 gene encoding uncharacterized protein LOC109004069 isoform X2, translated as MANAPEENIIISSGRGQDEDQLSNFAELYKAVRDGKLTDTVRILDQSQDFDQPGDKACNKIITDRDETALHVAVLNGHEHIVEELMNRMSDESLAMYDRDGYTALITAAVLGNRKMVECMLTKKSDLIRIKSNSNGKNLPVVMAIDFGQIEMARYLYDLTPEGDLIPQDNDQEITPDEDLIPQEDNDQEITPDEDLIPQDNDQEIHKDHNGATLLTCAIYAGTLDGMHIALGLIERCPRLALAIDKYDESGILALASMRQSLPSGNQRIYSSNVEHGQSNQEESNRSDLEHGQSNQEESNRSNVEHGQSNQEESNRSDLEHGQSNQEGINISEVEHGQSSQEEINISEHGQSNQEEINRSDVEHGQSNQEEINRSNVEHGQSNHEEINRSDLEHGQSNQEGINISDLEHGQSNQEEINISKVEHGQSSQEEINISEHGQSNQEEINKSDVEHGQSNHEEINRSGITQLYEMKRIHDQYDKLLSKMCEEISESLQSNTQQLKDGLVYTAICQAAENGISEFVSKMLETDRHFLWTEDRNGRNIFMLGVLHRQEKIFSILYRLDGKIMNSLTCLQDRNKNNMLHMAGMMEDAIRQINQIPGAALQMQRELQWFKEVERIVLPRHKETKNGDGLTPRQLFTKNHEDMKEKGEKWMKNTARSCTVVGALIVTIMFAAIFTLPGDNNQSMGLPKSLNKFWLNVLIIFDALSLFSSSTSVLMFLGILTSRYSEEDFLEYLPRQMIIGLLTLFCSIATMMITFSSALLIILQEQLRIAIPLICLASVPVTFFVWIQFPILKDMIISTYGPSIFTGRK; from the exons atggcAAATGCGCCGGAGGAGAACATTATCATAAGTTCCGGACGCGGTCAGGATGAAGATCAGTTATCCAACTTTGCAGAATTGTACAAAGCTGTGCGAGACGGTAAATTGACTGATACAGTACGCATTCTTGATCAGTCTCAAGACTTTGATCAACCCGGTGATAAGGCATGTAATAAGATAATCACAGATAGAGACGAAACGGCTCTTCATGTTGCTGTTTTAAATGGACATGAGCATATAGTGGAGGAGTTGATGAATCGAATGTCGGATGAGAGCTTGGCCATGTATGATAGAGACGGTTACACAGCTCTAATCACGGCTGCCGTGCTTGGAAATAGGAAAATGGTGGAGTGCATGCTTACAAAAAAATCTGATTTGATCAGAATTAAAAGTAATTCCAACGGAAAAAATCTTCCAGTTGTTATGGCTATTGATTTCGGGCAAATAGAAATGGCGCGCTATTTGTATGATCTTACTCCAGAAGGAGATTTAATTCCACAGGATAATGATCAGGAGATTACTCCAGATGAAGATTTAATTCCACAGGAGGATAATGATCAGGAGATTACTCCAGATGAAGATTTAATTCCACAGGATAATGATCAGGAGATTCATAAGGACCACAATGGTGCTACGCTTCTTACCTGTGCTATCTATGCTGGGACTTTGG ACGGAATGCATATTGCTTTGGGATTAATCGAACGCTGCCCACGTTTGGCATTGGCTATTGACAAGTATGACGAGTCGGGAATCTTAGCATTGGCCTCTATGCGTCAGTCCTTGCCAAGTGGAAATCAGCGCATCTACTCCTCAA ATGTAGAACATGGCCAAAGCAATCAAGAAGAAAGTAACAGATCAG ATTTAGAACATGGCCAAAGCAATCAAGAAGAAAGTAACAGATCAA ATGTAGAACATGGCCAAAGCAATCAAGAAGAAAGTAACAGATCAG ATCTAGAACATGGCCAAAGCAATCAAGAAGGAATTAACATATCAG AGGTAGAACATGGCCAAAGCAGTCAAGAAGAAATTAACATTTCAG AACATGGCCAAAGCAATCAAGAAGAAATTAACAGATCAG ATGTAGAACATGGCCAAAGCAATCAAGAAGAAATTAACAGATCAA ATGTAGAACATGGCCAAAGCAATCATGAAGAAATTAACAGATCAG ATCTAGAACATGGCCAAAGCAATCAAGAAGGAATTAACATATCAG atcTAGAACATGGCCAAAGCAATCAAGAAGAAATTAACATATCAA AGGTAGAACATGGCCAAAGCAGTCAAGAAGAAATTAACATTTCAG AACATGGCCAAAGCAATCAAGAAGAAATTAACAAATCAG ATGTAGAACATGGCCAAAGCAATCATGAAGAAATTAACAGATCAG GAATCACGCAGTTGTACGAGATGAAGAGGATCCATGACCAGTACGATAAACTTCTTTCTAAAATGTGTGAAGAGATATCAGAATCACTTCAATCAAACACTCAACAACTTAAGGATGGCCTAGTTTATACTGCCATTTGCCAGGCTGCCGAGAACGGGATTTCCGAGTTTGTTTCTAAGATGCTTGAAACGGATCGACATTTTTTATGGACCGAAGATAGAAATGGAAGGAACATATTTATGCTCGGTGTCTTGCATCGTCAAGAAAAAATCTTTAGCATTCTATACCGGCTAGATGGGAAGATCATGAACTCCTTGACATGTTTACAAGATCGcaataaaaataacatgttACATATGGCAGGGATGATGGAAGATGCCATCAGGCAGATTAATCAAATCCCAGGGGCAGCTTTACAGATGCAAAGAGAGTTACAATGGTTCaag GAGGTAGAGAGAATTGTCCTTCCCAGGCATAAGGAAACCAAAAATGGGGATGGTTTAACTCCCCGACAACTATTTACGAAGAACCACGAGGACATGAAggaaaagggagagaaatggatgaaaaataCAGCAAGGTCATGTACGGTGGTGGGTGCTCTCATTGTTACTATTATGTTTGCAGCTATCTTTACTCTTCCAGGTGATAACAACCAAAGCATGGGCTTGCCAAAGTCCTTGAACAAGTTTTGGCTCAACGTCCTCATAATATTCGATGCATTGtcccttttttcttcctcaacttcAGTCTTGATGTTTTTGGGAATTCTCACATCACGTTATTCAGAAGAGGATTTTCTTGAGTATTTGCCAAGACAGATGATAATAGGCCTTTTGACTCTCTTTTGCTCTATTGCGACCATGATGATAACCTTTTCAAGTGCTCTTTTAATCATCCTACAAGAGCAATTACGGATTGCAATTCCTCTCATTTGTTTGGCTAGTGTTCCAGTCACGTTCTTCGTATGGATTCAGTTCCCAATTCTTAAGGACATGATCATTTCAACCTACGGACCAAGCATCTTCACAGGCCGAAAATGA